In one window of Cytophagaceae bacterium ABcell3 DNA:
- a CDS encoding patatin-like phospholipase family protein: MTNKDFALVLSGGAARCIAQLGILQALEENNIKPAVISGVSGGSIVGAFYCNGYTPKETLQIIKETSILKALRPTWSPGLLKLSKAEEIFRKYLKAETFEALETPLFISACDVENPKNIAFSEGEIIPPLLGSCSLPPLFRAVEYNGKKLADGGIVNNLPVEPVKNYKKIIGVNVNLVKTNIPPDSLVHYTEWVIDVVVNNNIKESIKQCHLFLEPPKMKNFHLIDVMKADDMFEVGYKHANENMDKISKLINSH; the protein is encoded by the coding sequence ATGACCAATAAGGACTTTGCCCTCGTGCTGTCTGGCGGAGCAGCTAGGTGCATTGCACAACTAGGTATTTTACAAGCACTAGAGGAAAACAATATAAAACCTGCTGTAATTTCCGGAGTAAGTGGAGGTTCCATAGTGGGAGCTTTTTACTGTAATGGATACACCCCTAAAGAGACCCTCCAAATAATTAAAGAAACCTCCATTCTAAAAGCTCTAAGGCCAACATGGAGCCCTGGTTTGCTTAAACTGAGCAAAGCAGAAGAAATTTTCCGGAAATATCTTAAAGCAGAAACATTTGAGGCATTAGAAACCCCTCTTTTTATTAGCGCATGCGATGTTGAAAATCCAAAAAACATTGCGTTTTCAGAAGGAGAAATTATACCTCCCCTACTAGGAAGCTGCTCCTTGCCTCCATTGTTCAGGGCTGTAGAATACAATGGAAAAAAATTAGCAGATGGAGGAATTGTCAACAACCTGCCCGTTGAGCCCGTCAAAAACTACAAAAAAATAATAGGTGTAAACGTTAACTTGGTCAAAACCAATATACCACCAGACTCTTTAGTCCATTATACAGAATGGGTCATCGATGTGGTGGTAAACAACAACATAAAAGAGAGCATCAAACAATGCCATTTATTTCTAGAACCACCCAAAATGAAGAACTTTCACCTGATAGATGTAATGAAAGCCGATGACATGTTTGAAGTGGGCTATAAGCATGCGAATGAAAATATGGATAAAATATCAAAGTTAATCAACTCACATTGA
- a CDS encoding type IX secretion system membrane protein PorP/SprF → MAKSTKAIKAPLLMFSILFCALCQHLHAQDIQFSQFYATPLYQNPAFAGSAHATRFILHQRLQWPSLDARYITSMFSADHYFEKQRSGVGIIAFRDWQGASIINSSHIGLQYAYELPISEKLTFRAGLEASFVSRSLNYALLTFPDQYSVAGFLDNPTNEPLDGSSVTYADLSSGGILYHENFWVGLSAHHMNTPNQSFYGDLSNLPVKWAVTGGYKIVLRKNQSTASLEEKTFSITPTFHYKTQGRSDQTDIGLYALYDNIIAGVWYRGIPYLKRYREYLHNNESMVVLLGFKIDNLSISYSYDVTVSKLAGAQTGGSHEINLTYLTDWPPRRGKPRRKLPCPRF, encoded by the coding sequence ATGGCTAAATCAACAAAGGCTATAAAAGCACCGTTATTAATGTTCAGCATACTGTTTTGCGCACTATGCCAGCACCTTCATGCCCAAGACATTCAGTTTTCTCAATTTTACGCTACACCACTTTATCAAAACCCTGCATTTGCTGGAAGTGCACACGCCACACGCTTTATACTACACCAGCGCTTGCAATGGCCTTCTTTAGATGCAAGGTACATTACTTCGATGTTTTCTGCCGACCATTATTTTGAAAAGCAAAGAAGTGGAGTCGGGATTATAGCCTTTAGGGACTGGCAAGGCGCCAGCATTATCAATTCCAGTCATATTGGCCTACAGTATGCTTACGAATTACCAATTTCTGAAAAACTGACCTTTAGAGCAGGATTGGAAGCGTCTTTTGTTTCCAGAAGCCTAAACTATGCGCTATTGACTTTCCCAGACCAATACTCTGTGGCAGGCTTTCTGGACAACCCCACCAATGAACCTTTAGATGGCAGTTCTGTCACTTATGCAGATCTCTCTTCAGGTGGCATACTGTACCATGAAAACTTTTGGGTAGGACTTTCTGCCCATCACATGAATACACCCAACCAGTCTTTTTATGGAGACCTAAGCAACCTGCCTGTCAAATGGGCTGTAACAGGGGGCTACAAAATTGTCTTGAGAAAAAACCAATCAACAGCATCTTTAGAAGAAAAAACTTTCTCAATAACCCCTACTTTTCACTATAAGACCCAAGGAAGGTCTGACCAAACAGATATAGGGTTATATGCACTGTATGATAATATTATTGCAGGTGTGTGGTACCGTGGGATACCATATTTAAAAAGATACCGTGAGTACCTTCACAACAATGAGTCAATGGTTGTACTTTTGGGGTTCAAAATTGATAATCTCAGCATTTCATACAGCTATGATGTTACAGTATCAAAACTTGCTGGCGCACAAACAGGAGGCAGCCATGAGATTAACCTAACATACCTTACAGACTGGCCACCACGTCGTGGTAAACCTAGAAGAAAGCTCCCATGTCCACGGTTTTAG